From the genome of Ziziphus jujuba cultivar Dongzao chromosome 6, ASM3175591v1, one region includes:
- the LOC107405901 gene encoding uncharacterized protein LOC107405901: MDPKEVKSDLVLILDYGSQYTHLITRRIRALSVFSLCISGTSPLKSITDLNPRVVILSGGPHSVHTPDSPTFPDGFVEWASSNGVFVLGICYGLQLIVQRLGGEVRVGEKQEYGRMDIEVEKSCGLFGSKSVGHKQVVWMSHGDEVAKLPDGFEVVARSQQGSVAAIENSLRRFYGLQYHPEVTHSPEGMETLRSFLFDVCRVNAGWKMEDVLDEEIKVINDTVEPDEHVICALSGGVDSTVAATLVHKAIGDRLHCVFVDNGLLRYKERERVMETFQRDLHLPVTCVDATEQFLNKLKGVVDPEVKRKIIGKEFISIFDAFAHDLEQKLGRKPVYLVQGTLYPDVIESCPPPGSGRTHSHTIKSHHNVGGLPKDMKLKLIEPLKLLFKDEVRQLGRILNVPEAFLKRHPFPGPGLAVRVLGDVTQENALDILREVDEIFIQSIKDAGLYDIIWQAFAVFLPVRSVGVQGDQRTHSHVVALRAVTSQDGMTADWYYFEHKFLDDVARKICNSVRGVNRVVQDITSKPPSTIEWE; the protein is encoded by the exons ATGGACCCGAAAGAAGTGAAATCGGACCTGGTTCTGATCCTGGACTATGGTTCCCAATACACCCACCTCATCACCCGCCGAATCCGAGCTCTTTCCGTCTTCTCCCTCTGCATCTCCGGCACCAGCCCGCTCAAATCCATCACCGACCTCAACCCCCGCGTCGTCATCCTCTCCGGTGGGCCCCACTCCGTCCACACCCCGGACTCCCCAACCTTCCCCGACGGCTTCGTCGAGTGGGCCAGCTCCAACGGCGTCTTCGTCTTGGGCATCTGCTATGGCCTCCAGCTTATCGTGCAGAGGCTCGGTGGGGAAGTGAGGGTTGGGGAGAAGCAGGAGTATGGAAGAATGGATATCGAGGTAGAGAAAAGTTGTGGGCTTTTTGGGTCGAAGAGTGTTGGTCATAAACAGGTCGTTTGGATGAGCCACGGTGATGAGGTCGCTAAGTTGCCTGACGGGTTCGAGGTGGTGGCTAGAAGCCAGCAGGGTTCGGTGGCTGCCATCGAGAATTCGCTGAGGAGGTTCTATGGACTCCAGTATCATCCGGAG GTTACACATTCACCAGAAGGGATGGAAACACTTCGTTCTTTTCTATTTGATGTCTGTAGAGTCAATGCTGGCTGGAAGATGGAAGATGTATTGGATGAAGAGATAAAAGTTATTAATGACACCGTGGAGCCCGATGAACATGTTATATGTGCATTATCAGGGGGTGTGGATTCCACGGTTGCTGCTACACTTGTTCACAAGGCGATTGGGGATAGACTTCATTGTGTTTTTGTTGACAACGGTTTATTGAG GTATAAGGAGAGAGAACGTGTGATGGAAACCTTCCAAAGGGATCTTCATTTGCCCGTTACTTGTGTGGATGCAACAGAACAATTTCTTAATAAGCTGAAAGGTGTGGTAGATCCAGAggtgaaaaggaaaataattggAAAAGAGTTCATTAGTATTTTTGATGCTTTTGCCCATGATTTGGAGCAAAAGTTAGGAAGAAAACCTGTTTACCTGGTCCAAGGAACCTTGTATCCTGATGTTATTGAATCTTGCCCGCCACCTGGTTCTGGAAGAACTCATTCCCACACAATCAAGAGCCATCATAATGTTGGAGGGCTTCCCAAGGACATGAAATTGAAGCTCATTGAACCACTTAAGCTTCTCTTTAAGGATGAG GTTCGCCAACTAGGGAGGATCTTAAATGTTCCTGAGGCATTTTTAAAGCGTCATCCATTTCCTGGGCCTGGACTTGCAGTTCGAGTCTTGGGTGATGTAACTCAAGAGAATGCCTTGGATATCCTCCGGGAG gtTGATGAGATTTTCATTCAGTCAATTAAGGATGCTGGGCTTTATGATATAATCTGGCAGGCATTTGCAGTGTTTTTGCCTGTAAGATCAGTTGGAGTTCAAGGTGACCAGAGAACACATTCTCATGTTGTTGCTCTTAGAGCTGTTACTAGTCAAGATGGAATGACCGCAGACTG GTACTATTTTGAGCACAAGTTCCTTGATGATGTGGCACGAAAGATTTGCAACAGTGTTCGAGGTGTTAACAGAGTGGTTCAAGACATTACATCAAAGCCTCCATCAACAATTGAATGGGAATAA
- the LOC112489989 gene encoding protein neprosin → MQAALEFKQIIFILLATFCVISLYAEQVQEWEKLSQEEEMELDRQLKLINKPPIKSFQTEHGDIIDCVDIYKQLAFDHPTLKNHAIQMKPTTIPKGIRNESETIYKSMPYIPGNIRCPRGSVPIRRTTREDLIMAKHIKSKGFNHPRKSHAKTSGLDLAGYHSAVLEYENRIVGGRATINIWNPVVNNAKQYSVSSMWIANGDAEKMNSISVGWAVNRALYSDNKSRLNTYWTADNSHSTGCFNTFCPGFVQVSSKIFLGLPLDPVSTYNGPQFDIAVSISQDFSTGNWMLMFSDIYVGYWPKAIFTSMAEGANFISWGGEVYSMISDLSPQMGSAHFPEEGYGKAAFVKQIQVIPNIDLSGYGDPDEHSLKLYRDAPHCYDVEKGVDKQGHYIFFGGPGNCTFQV, encoded by the exons ATGCAAGCTGCTTTAGAATTTAAGcagataatatttatattgctGGCAACATTTTGTGTAATTTCATTATATGCAGAACAAGTTCAAGAATGGGAAAAGTTATctcaagaagaagaaatggaGCTGGATAGACAGCTCAAACTTATAAACAAACCTCCAATCAAGAGTTTCCAG ACTGAACATGGTGATATTATAGATTGTGTTGACATCTACAAACAGCTTGCATTTGATCATCCTACGCTCAAGAATCATGCAATTCAG ATGAAACCTACAACCATACCAAAAGGAATAAGAAATGAATCTGAGACAATCTATAAATCTATGCCATATATCCCCGGAAACATTCGTTGTCCACGAGGATCGGTGCCTATCAGAAGGACTACCAGGGAAGATCTGATAATGGCAAAACATATAAAGTCTAAGGGATTTAATCATCCAAGAAAATCTCATGCCAAGACCTCTGGACTTGACCTAGCAGGCTATCAT TCTGCGGTGCTTGAATATGAAAATCGAATAGTTGGGGGGAGAGCAACTATTAATATTTGGAACCCCGTTGTTAATAATGCCAAACAATATAGTGTTTCTAGTATGTGGATTGCAAATGGAGATGCAGAGAAGATGAACAGCATATCTGTTGGGTGGGCA GTTAATAGAGCTCTATACTCAGATAACAAAAGCAGATTAAATACCTATTGGACT GCAGATAATTCTCATAGTACTGGTTGCTTCAACACCTTCTGTCCAGGATTTGTACAAGTTAGCTCTAAAATATTCCTTGGTCTCCCTCTTGACCCAGTTTCTACTTACAATGGTCCTCAATTTGATATAGCAGTCAGTATATCTCAG GACTTTAGTACGGGAAATTGGATGTTGATGTTTTCAGACATATATGTGGGTTACTGGCCAAAGGCAATATTCACTAGTATGGCAGAAGGtgcaaattttatttcatggGGAGGGGAGGTTTACAGCATGATAAGTGATTTGAGCCCTCAAATGGGGAGTGCTCATTTCCCAGAAGAAGGTTACGGAAAGGCAGCATTTGTGAAACAGATTCAAGTTATTCCCAATATTGATTTGTCAGGATATGGTGATCCAGATGAGCATTCACTTAAATTGTATAGAGATGCACCTCATTGTTATGATGTTGAAAAAGGTGTAGATAAGCAGGgacattatattttctttggGGGTCCTGGAAATTGTACTTTTCAAGTGTAG
- the LOC125418997 gene encoding uncharacterized protein LOC125418997, whose product MEAGGCSNNNKGNEARRTWSKGEEEALLNILDEAIASGQRCDTGAFKPGTLNMIERQLAEMCPNSGLRYNPSAKSWRSKHFPVYERLANIFGKDRATGVGAQTPIDLVNDINMEVANEQFDDICSLMSVNQTHSEPSTQSQARRKRKDKAKDDDIVKGLDNVADKWFGKLAATLEK is encoded by the exons ATGGAAGCTGGAGGTTGCAGTAACAATAACAAGGGAAATGAAGCTAGGCGTACCTGGAGTAAAGGTGAGGAAGAGGCTTTGCTGAATATTTTAGATGAAGCTATAGCTAGTGGGCAACGTTGTGACACAGGAGCCTTTAAACCTGGCACACTGAATATGATTGAGAGGCAACTAGCCGAGATGTGTCCTAATTCGGGATTGCGA tatAATCCAAGTGCAAAAAGTTGGAGAAGTAAACATTTTCCCGTATATGAGaggcttgctaatatttttggaaaggatcgggcaacaggagttggagcacaaactccaattgatttggttaatgatataaatatggagGTTGCAAATGAACAATTTGATGATATTTGTTCTCTAATGTCTGTTAATCAAACACATAGTGAACCATCCACACAATCCCAAGCAAGACGGAAGAGGAAAGATAAAGCGAAGGATGATGACATCGTAAAGGGGTTGGACAATGTAGCGGATAAATGGTTTGGTAAATTGGCTGCAACgttagaaaaataa